A genomic stretch from Anopheles coustani chromosome X unlocalized genomic scaffold, idAnoCousDA_361_x.2 X_unloc_1, whole genome shotgun sequence includes:
- the LOC131269829 gene encoding uncharacterized protein LOC131269829, giving the protein MESIEVNRSTSSANVERRKQTSRSHMNVAASAAVQQQQHQNEAVCTAAIEELSSVVQHVGSINNTSICGRLEHTSRADLADPHFDTVGRIDMIIGVANFYTFLKEGRIRLHEKGPLFVETVFGWVVTGSPLPPEQKMAMRWHFNIITPSLEDQIERFWKAEEIDTTQTADERYCEEFFKSTVSRDATGRYIVKLPKHQQHDKLIGASKATALRRFGALERKLGKNDELRHQYHDFMAEYIALHHMTPVEDDAADGPAACYLPHHPVFKDTSTTKRGKDLAKDNEPMLVKVLETKLTGKAAQAMPEDIMKIDDFIAEIKKRFEEKTDPLKEGEQMKPPSGNDAYMGTKMRQAPNGNTDHVLGQQPQSQQDCQFMQ; this is encoded by the exons ATGGAGAGCATCGAGGTAAACCGTTCGACATCTTCGGCAAACGTCGAACGAAGGAAGCAGACATCACGCTCTCACATGAACGTCGCAGCTTCAGCCgcagtgcagcagcagcagcaccagaacGAAGCAGTGTGTA CAGCAGCCATCGAAGAGCTCAGCTCCGTCGTCCAGCATGTtggcagcatcaacaacacatCCATCTGTGGAAG ACTGGAACATACCAGCAGAGCAGACCTCGCTGATCCGCACTTCGACACCGTGGGACGGATCGACATGATCATCGGGGTGGCAAACTTCTACACCTTCCTGAAGGAAGGACGGATTCGTCTGCACGAGAAAGGACCATTGTTCGTAGAAACCGTCTTCGGTTGGGTAGTTACCGGAAGCCCACTGCCACCGGAGCAAAAGATGGCAATGAGATGGCATTTTAACATCATCACTCCAAGCCTCGAAGACCAGATCGAACGATTCTGGAAAGCTGAAGAAATCGATACAACGCAGACAGCAGATGAAAGGTACTGCGAAGAATTCTTCAAGAGTACGGTTTCGCGAGACGCAACGGGCCGATACATCGTGAAGCTACcgaagcatcaacaacacGACAAGCTAATCGGTGCTTCAAAGGCAACCGCCCTACGACGATTCGGAGCCCTCGAGCGGAAATTGGGCAAAAACGACGAGCTTCGCCATCAATATCACGACTTCATGGCAGAGTACATTGCGTTGCATCACATGACACCTGTGGAAGACGACGCAGCAGATGGTCCCGCAGCGTGTTATCTACCGCATCATCCCGTCTTCAAGgacaccagcaccaccaaa CGGGGCAAGGATCTAGCCAAGGATAATGAGCCAATGTTGGTCAAGGTGCTAGAAACAAAGCTGACAGGAAAGGCAGCTCAAGCAATGCCAGAGGACATCATGAAGATTGACGATTTCATTGCCGAAATCAAGAAGCGATTTGAAGAGAAGACCGACCCGTTGAAG GAAGGTGAACAAATGAAGCCACCTTCGGGCAACGATGCGTATATGGGAACAAAGATGCGTCAAGCACCCAACGGCAACACCGACCATGTTTTAGGTCAACAGCCGCAATCTCAGCAAGATTGCCAGTTTATGCAATAA